The nucleotide sequence TATGGAATGGTAGTGCCTTGGAGAGACTGTCAAGAGTATGCTGACATTGCATAAGTAGTTCTGGTCTGTTCACCATGTGGTTAGGAAGAGAGGGTAGCCAGAATTGGAACATCTTCAGAAGACTTAGTCACCCTCAGCTATCTCTTTTTGCTTCATTCTCTTAAGCTACAAggatctttgtgacttcattacTCCCAGTATCCAATGAGAGACAATGCTGTGAGGAGAGAGACCTTGTGTTCTTCTCTccactgaggccaagaaaggggCTTTGTCCTTGGAATCTGCAtttcttgttttccatttttaagtGAACAGATTGGATCCCTCAATCTTTTCTTaggcttttgcaaatgatattctCTAGCAAGCCACATCTTTACAGATAACACTGAATGACTATGAGAGTCTTAGAACCCATggtatttctccttctctttgccCAATCTTCAGTTGAGAATTGGTTCTGCTCCTGCTTATGGCCCTCATAAGATCCAGTAAGACATTGTAGCTCAAGCTGGTTCCAGCCCTCCTGCGTAGTTCTCTTGACATTGACTCCTAGACATTGAGTTGACCTTGTCCCTCTTTGTGGTTCCCAATGCTCTAACAAGTGTAAGACCAGACTGTTTTGTCTATCTCTGCAGTGACCTGTGAAGTAAGTTCTATTCCTGGATTCTGCTCTATCAGGCCACAGTTAGAATCTCACTCCAGGTATCTGATTGTTTTGGTTGGCATTGGCTTGTGATTCCCCTGTTCAAAGTACTTTCTGGCTCTTGGACCATTTGTCAGAGTTCatgctggctctccctcctctcctattCTCCCCTAGCTTCTGGCCTAGTTACCTGACCTACCATCTTCACTGCTTCCATAGTCACCTAACCTGATTCTGGCTCCCCTCATTTCTACTCCCCTATCACTCACTTACCCCAAACTCTGTCTTCTTGCTTTCTTATTTTGCAGTTCTAGACTGGATGGTGGaacttctttgcttccttttttcactttttaccaTAGGTCTTTTGGGGCCCTTTTCTCAAACTTGTCAGTCTTTCTGTTTGAGATCTGGGCTTCTCTATGACCTTTCATCTCTCCATCTTAACTGACAGTCTTCTGTTGAACTTTGAAAAACTGCtttctttgtttggcttttatgCCCTTTACAACTTGGAACCAATGTGCTTTTCAACCCTTACTCTACATTATGGCCTTGACATACTCTATGGTCTAACCTATCTggcctcttttccctttctcaggCATAACAATCCATTCCCCATCTCTGTACTCTTGCATTACCTATACCCCATGGTCTTCTACAGCATCCTCCTTTCTTACCTCCATCTCATAGAATCCTATACTTTCTTTAATACTAAGCACAAATTTCATTTCTAGTTGTAGTCTTTTCTTATTTtcacctttcctcttcttccccagactcacttgtatatattatatatcataattatgactatatattatgtataaaataaaagatgtggaatataatacataataccttaatataacaaaatatgtataatatgtgtaaCCTATTATCTCCTCAGATAGAATGCAAACtactggaaagcaaggactaccctttgtatctccagtaacTAGCACTGCGTACTGGCCTTGGCACATTataggtactttaaaaaatgcttgttcactAATTGATCTATGATTATATAATTTCCCTCTTGTCCCTATTCATGTAATGATTCTAGTGTGCATTATTACCAATACTCATTCATATTTTCCAGTATTGCATGATTACACTCGTGAAATCCAGGATCTTCAAACGAAAAGTCATGCTAAACTTATCTTTGGAGAGCACTTTACTTGAAGAAATGTTGTCAAGACAATACATGGTTACTGTAAGGGATGAGATGCTTAGAATGAACACTAGGATAGTGTATTGAAGTCTCAGGAGAGATTGGGACCATGGACTCGgtctcatcttcatcatcactgtGGTGGTTGTACACTAGTAGAGAAAGTCCATGAGTCTTTATTTTGGTCTCTGATTGTTGCTTGATTGCTCTAGAGCTCATACAGTGTATGCTACCATGGAATTAATGATAGTTATGAGATCAGATTCTCTTTGTACAAGatttaatagtaatgataatcaTTTGAATAGTGTTTTgttatttgcaaatcactttatatatgaatatatatgtattatatatatataatacatatacatatatatgtataaatctcACAATCTTCATAACAATTCTATTAAGTGATGCTATTATTGCCGTTtgataggtgaagaaattgaggcacagagaggttaagagctattaagtgtctgcggcaggattcaaactcagattttcctgattctaaatccagagctCCATCCACTATGCAATCTTATTTCTCTCCATGAACTTCACTGATTTTATTATTTGCCAGTAAATAgctaggaatgattttttttcattcaatgaAAAGACAGCAGATTgtgcttctgttttatattaCATTGTAATAATGTTTCTTGTATTTTCTGTGTGCACAGACCCTGGCACATCATAGaagtttaatgaatgcttgttattGATCTATGtttcatatattttaattaataactTAAGAACTAACTAGATCCACCAGTTGTTCTATTTGATAGAACAGGACAACGTTTTCTTTGATCCAGATTAACGAACGTCAGTCATTCCTATAATCAGTAGTGTGACACTCTAACAATGGCAGTTACTGATGTTCCTGCTCAGGAACTTGTTGCCTGGGGTTGTAGTGGCCTCTGGCCCTATGGTTTGGCATAGCTTGCAATGTTTCTTACAAGTTGTACTGTAGCTCTGAGCTCAGGATTTGTATGAGTCTCTAGCACTGAAGATACATGGGGTAAGGATGGATTCTCCAACATACTTGGGGAAATAGCATAACTCATGAACAGCAAGGAATCCGTACTTTACgtgcattttgtatttacttattagtGTCCCAGTTACTCCCCCTAATGGGATGTAAGCTCTTTAGAGGCAAAGACTGtttaatttctgtctttatatccccagaatctGTGACTTAAGTCATAGCTTAGTATATGCttgttggagtagtttgccattttttcctccagctcattttacagatgaggaaactaaggcaaacagggttaagtgacttgcccagggtcacacagctagtgtcagaaagccagatctgaactctgaaagatgggtcttcctgactccaggcctgcattCCAACTACTGAACCATCTAGATTTCCCTGTTTAAAATTGTATTgctgcattgtttttttttttataaaccttTATCTCAAGGATTAAAGAGAAAATGGATCTGATCTTGAAATAGAAACTCAGCTCTATTCACTGGACACCAATAAGAAGGATACACCTCAACAGAAGCATCAGGAATGTCCAACCTGTCTAAACAAGATTTAGTTTTAGAGTTCATCTTGTgcaattttcttatttaatatgaaaaaaaaacctgagacccATGTATATTAAATCTGAAGTCGTTTGGGTAGTAAGTTTGGACTTCTACACATCTGGAGTGAAATATGACATTTAGGGGAGAGGAAAATGGAGTGAATTTTGAGAACATCAATGTCATGGGAGGTGAGAGATGTTTCAGAATATGAAATCCTATATTAAAAGGGAATGCTGGAATTCTCAAATACCTGGCTACCAGTCAGAGCTATGTGGCTTcaataaaggaatttttaaaaattctggttCCCTATGTTACTTCTGGCCCAAGAAAGCTAAGATGGGGGAAGGATGAGGGAGCAACACAATGATTTTATGGGCCAGGAAATAATCACTTTGGATTTTCTTTCATCAAGAAGACGTATAAACTAAACTCTTTGTCTCCAGTAAAGACACAGGGGACTTGTCAGCACCACTGTTCTAAGGAATCAACTTGGATGGAATGGCTTTAAAAACATCAATTTGAGAGTAAAGCCTTTGCAATCTGAGCCTACCCTCCAGACACTGGAGCCATtagacagctaagtggcaaagcCTATAGGACTCTGGATGTGGAATTgagaagacttgacttcaaatcctgccttagacatttgtcagctgtgtgactctggacaagtcacttaacctctctaatcctcagtttcctcattgcaaAATCAGAGCCTTAGATTTGATGGCCTTTAAGGTTCCATCCAGCATTAAATCTATGTTCCTCCACCTTCCATTTTAAtgcctttcttttatttcattttccctaGACCAGCCTAAAGGAGAGAACAATCTGTGTAGGTATATTGAAATTTCTCtctaataaaaatgttgaatgtcTCAGGTTTTTCAATGGAAACTGGAGACCATAGGGAATGACCCTCCttacatatgggcccttttcccacCATAATATCGCTGAACTAGATTATCTCTTTTAAAGCAAATGCCAGTTAGAAAGGTGTTGTGAAAAATCTAAGGTAAAAAATCCTTCTATAGCCACTACATATTCCAAATGGGGTATACAACCAGTCCTTAACCCTTTTATGTAACCAAGAAAATACAATAAAGACTGAAGGCATCATCTGGCCACTTACTAAACTGTGCTTCAAATGTTGGACACCAAAGGGTGATAAACCTTCCAGTTTCCTCTAAACCATAGGCAAGGCCCTGTATAAAGAATCTATGCTCCAGCGGAAGCCCTAGCCTACAGGCTATAGTATTTGGTTCCCTCCAGAAAGATCCAAGACTGATGTGAGGCAAAATATTAAGCTGTAAGGAAGACACAGTTTGTCTGACGTTTTAATATTCACTTCACAAATCACAACACAAAGAGAATCATGTTTTCTAAAGGTCTAATGTGCAATGAAAtacacaaaaaaatgttaaaacatttcaacattttttcatatacatcTCTAATTTAGTTCACAAAGactcaaaaaataaatacattcaaaatctcttttaaaatttcctgTACTTTTTActtaaagagaaaggaaactacattCCATGGAATTGATGAGTATACAGAAAGTAGTAACAAAAAGTATAACATACGTAGTTGCAACATATTTGATAGTACGTGGTGGGCAATActgttatgtatgtatatacatatacgtatatacacatacatgttcatatatctatattcatatatatgaatgtattttGTAATTGCAATCtgaagttggggcagctagatggcacagtggataaaatgctgggcttggatataggaagactcattttcatgagttcaaatctggtctcagatgcttaacTAAGTgggtgatcttggtcaagtcacttaactctatttgccttagttcctcatctgtaaaatgagctggaggaagaaatggcaaaccactccaatatctttgccaagaaaaccccaaatggaccaagatgagttggacccaactgaacaacaacctaaaATCAATGTTGTCTCATattaattttatgaatttttagaTGATTAAAGTAGCCTCATATTAATGGAATGAGCAAATAGTTATTGTAAAAGTAAATTAGATTCTGCTATAACTGCTGGTTTGGTAATGTTATGCTACTGAAGTATAAGCTAATGAAGCAGCTCTTTGGTGTAGTGGGTACAGTCATggaccttaagtcaggaagacctgaatccagcctcagacagttgtaattctgagcaagtcactttaacttctatctgcctcagtttccccatctgtaaaatggggataataatagcacctacttcctagggttattgtgaaaaaaccaatgagaaaatatttgtaaagaacttagcacagtgtctggtatgtgtactacataaatgtttgtgattattattattaatgaagtAATGGTTtaagaaataatgataaaatgCACTTACACTCCAAAAAAACACCTGTAGAGGGCTAAGTTTTCTCATTGTCTAtaacaggggtgggaaacctatggcctcaaggccctctaggtcctcaagtgcagccttttgattgaatccaaactttatacAGAATTCAgagtttgaattgaattgaaattggaatttggattcaatcaaaggatgGAAGTTGAAGACCTACAGGGCCAGGGgaggttccccctcccccagtctagAATGTAAAGGAAACCAAGGACTTTGGGAACAGAAAATCATTATTGTATGAACGCCTTCTACAGGGAGGCTCAGTTTCATTATTAGCTCTAGGTGGGATTGATCCCTCACTtcacttacttttaaaaaaaatagagaaataaaagggaaagaaagaaaaaaaaaacaacaaatttctgTAATCCAGAATAGAGCTGAAAACTTTTCTGGGCTATTGATTTAAataaatgtaattgttaactACACAATAGAAAATCACTCAGATTTATTATATGtgaaaacatcttttaaaactttttaaaaggaagaaaagatatcaGAAATGTTTTTGAAAGAAACCAGAATAGGCAAAATAGGTACTTTTTCTACTGCAAATGAAAGGCTACAAGAGGGAGGGGATCAGATAAGACAttctttagaaaagaaaaaaaatcctttttactCCTTAATCCAAGACAGGAATAATGAACAAAAACAATGTCAAATGAGAAAAGACAGGAACAGGAGTGCAACTTTGAAAACAGCTGGTAAATACAATTGACATGCAATTTGGCAttgtaaataaattttattaaatatcaacTCTGAAACTAGGATTTTGGACTGAACGAAGAGAGCATTTTCATCCCATAATAATTCACCTCTTCCCTTTTTAACTTTGTTCCTTATCTAAAACTTTAATTTGTTCAGAAAACAAATATGTTGTTGAAGAGTGACCTCTGAAGACTTTCCCAGTGACAATCATTTTAATTGCTCTTCGAAACCAAGGGTAAAAGAAAGCATAAATCAAAGGGTTCACGGCTGAGTTATAATAGGTAAACCAAactaaaatttcaaaaatatagGTTGGGATGATGAACCCTAGGAAAGCATCAATTATTGATTCAATAAAATATGGGAACCATGAAATCAGAAATGCAATCCCTGCAATGCCCAGTGTTTTTGctgcttttctctccctcttggaCACTCTGGCTTTGTAACTTTCTGAGGAGGACTCAGTTTTGCTGTTCATACTTTCAATCTTTCTAGCCTGTTGTTTAGCTACTAGAAAAATCTTACAATAAAGAGTGACCATAACCAGAGTTGGaatgaagaacaagaaaaagtctACTAGTACCCACGTTTGATTCATAGCAATCTGACAACCTCCCACACAGGTGAGTGCACTTACTAATTCCTCCAGCCCATCGTCATTGACACCTGTGTAAAGAAGTGAAAAACTAAATGTAATGGTAAGGAGCCAGGAGAATGTAATGCAAATTCCGGAAACTGGCAGAGTGAATTTGGTTGGATAGCCCAGAGGGTCAGTGACAGCAATGTATCTATCAATGGAGATGAAACACAagtgaaaaatggaagaataacAAAATGACATATCAAAAGAAGAGTGCAATTTACAAAAACTCTCCCCAAAGTACCAGCAACTCTCCACCGACCTCACCATGCTGAAGGGCATCACAGTGGCTCCCACCAAAAAGTCAGCACAAGCCAAGGAGGCAATGAGAAAATTGGCAGGAGAGTGCAGCTGCTTGAAGTGAAGGATTGAAATCATGACGAGGAGGTTTCCCAAGACAGCCAGCAGAACCCCAGAGCTGAAGTCTAGGTAGAGGATGACTCGGGGTCCTGGGGagtagggagtctgaatgcaggacCCATTGATGTTCTCAAAGCAGAGCTGTACAACTTCAGGCTGAGACTCTTTGCTGTTACTCATCTTTCTCTTTCAGCTTACAAGTATCTTTTTTTTATCACAGAAAAGTTGCCATTGACATTTCCAATATtcctgaaaaaaagataaatgaatgtTTGTACAAAGTCAAATATCCTTTGTGAATTATGATTCATTtcactgagataatatttgtaaagcacttaacacattgcctggcatattAGACACTATTTAAGTGCTtaatcccttccccctttcctataAATAGTGAAGCCCCCATCCTCTGTTATACTCAGTATATCACCATTTAGCTCAGTAGAACTGCTTCCCCCAATCTCAAAACCACTAAATAAAAAGTCTACTAAGGATCAGCACCAAGACAATCAGTACTTATTTGCTTGGTAACATTTCCTCCTAATCCTCTCATTCTTGTACCTCTGACAAGCTCTGCTGCAAAATTCAGTGAGATACTAAAGCATTTCTCAGTTCAAGGGTCACCTTTTATTACTTCTTCATGTCGTTAATTCTGAGTTAATGCTCAAAGTACCACAATCCTTCTGGAACTCAGCCAAAGAAGTgccagaaaacccccaaaagacaatccctgtggAGTTAGGTATGAACTAGAAACTTTTTTTCAATAACAATTAGTAAGGAATTTATTCTGCTATACTTCTGTTTACTCTATAGGAAcataaattatccattttattttgtaagaTTTACACATTCATGTGCCTGTCTTTTTGTTCTATGGATTTTTTTTGATGGTTGAATTTATGGTGAATGTACTGGCAtttcatataaatgtatatgtgtgtgcctaAGCACATTTATGAGTtgcaggtatatatacatatgtgtacatgcatatagctgtacatatgtatgcatatgtttgtacatgtagctattaaaacttaaaattgcaCTACCTTTTAGGACACTCTGCTTACatgtatataaaaacacacatatatatgtataaatgtgcatatatacataaatatgtaggTGTATTTTAACAGTCTCTCCTTATCATTAAACAATAATCTGTATGTTCTTAGGTATTGGCTATGTTAGCACATAGCTCCTCATAGAAAGTTTTCTATTGGTAGCTGATCCCCAGACCACAAACATACAAGCAATTATATCCATAACTTAAAGTTTTTTAGGTTAAATGTGCCCGAATATACTTGTATTCATCGGCAGAATCTTGGAGAACCCTTGGTCATTTCCATACtacattatgtgtcagaggatGGTTTTATTGGGAACTCTgaatacatattatacacacatacatgcatatgtacacatacatatatctgcttggtaacatatatgtgtgtatgtattgtatatgtgtgtatatatacataatcaaTGTGAAAAACTGCCACTGTggacacattttttttaacaaagcaaATCGGCAACTACTGTGTAACTTCAGTGTTATAGAGTTCTCGGGGAGGGATCAGGAAGTGTACTGGGAGGCTAAAAGAGTTTTTCAGGGACCAGCATGTGTTAGAACTCAGGGTTTCAAGCCTTCCCTCTACTTGTTAATGCTGCTCCTCCATGAATAAGGTGTCACAAATGTATTAGGGCAATTTTAAACTTTCATAGCTTAAGactatactaagacttttggaataccctatatacatacattatatacacatatacattatatataacatatagacatatttacacagacacacatatatgtatatttacagaaCATGTACATAGGTACttaacacaatatatatatatatatacacacacatacatacatgcacatatacatatatatcacgtGGTATAGGAAATAGCAGAATAAGATGTTAGAATTAAATAATACCTTGAAATCCAAATCAACATTTGATCTCTTCGGTGAGTTTGTGTGTCACATAAAGAATTCCTCAATGTATCTACAGGATGTGAACCCAAACTGAAATAAGACTTCACAGTCGTGCCTGCCTCCCTAATACATCCTCTTCTGATATATCTACTCAACAACAGCAATTGGTTGGGGCTGGGATGGACCGcacttgttgttgtttgtccttcatttttgaagaggaccagtgacatcaagtGGGGAATGTCTTGATTTGTGGGTGAACTGCATTTAAGAAAGTCTGAattgtgcaaagtcagcagcctcaccctctcttccagagaCATCATAGGTGGCAGGTGgaaaccaaaggtggatgaataGCCCTGAAGATGGATGgtcaagccctcacaccagaggtgctagtcctggAACACCCTATACATCTCTGGGCTATACCTACCTGTCATTTCATTGCTGTGGGGAACCAATGgtatgaaaactccctccactaatgaGGGATGACAACTTGTTTGTCCCTTATGATCCTTGAGAGTTGGCTGTGGGCaatgagaggttatgtgacttgcccttggtcacaagtgtattaagtgtcagaggtaggacaaGATCCCAAGACCCCAAGTCAagattctgactccaagcctcaatctactatgtcatgctgcctctttcTGCATTAACTATAAAGTCATTCTCTATTTGTACAGTAACTTAATAGTTATAAAAATTCATATCATGAACAGGAAAAGAGCAGAGTAAGCCCCtatttttgggcagctaggtttTCAATGGATAAactgatgggcctggagtcaggaagactcattttcctgagttcaaatctggcctcagacacttactatctgtgtgactctgggcaagtcactcaaccatgtTTGTCTccattcttcatctgtcaaatagtctggagaaataaatggcaaaccacttcagtacttttgctaagaaaactccaaatggggtcatgaagagttgaaattGACTGAATTGATTGAATAAAAAAGATGCTGATTAAAATAAGCAGTTTCTAAGGAACACAGACCTTTCTCAGACCAATAGAAGGGAAATCAATGTTCTTCCAGTCAGTGTCACTGTGGATTCATGTAGAATGGCATACCCCAAGCCGACTGGGAAGTGAATAGTGCCTCTCAACATATCATATTTATAGCCACGTCACCCAGCAGGGGCATGAACTTGTCCTGTCAGCctgtttttatttcaaataccAACACTGTAGCAATGGCACTGGATGGGTGTATCCAGGCTGCTGGGGACACTCTGGACCTATACTGACACCTTCTTAGCACCCCATCACCATTGGCAATATCAATTCAGAGATTTAATATTATATGGTAGTTAAATGATTAAACTTTATGGAACTTCAACACTGCAAGTTAAGaatgagggggaaaaacagaAGAGTGGAAAGGAACGTCCAATTCAATTTCAGTTCTGACTCACCAGACAGTGTTCAGAAATGACCTCAATATCACTTAGACCACAAATATCTTTCCTAACTTTTGCCTTGTCAATTATGATTGAACATGtacatcatttatttattcatttatttttttatttaaggaTTTATTCATTTATACATTCATTCTTTTGTCTCTCTATCTTGCAAGAATTTAAAATCAAGCAATAGAGGAGAAACCAGAATGGATTTTTAAGTTATATTTCAGTAGGATTCAGTGAATACTCAAGGGTGGAACCATATCCCAGGAGGTACCACAGTGCTAagtcaaccaaaaaaaaagttaaaatagtcAAAGGATTGTGGACCAGGTTTTGGAAGTAACCTTATTTGAGAATTGCTCATTGCTAGATTAAGAAAGTAagtcccagggaggttaagttcaagataggaagaaagaagatTTGAAAGCAGATCATCTATGCATGAAGTCAACATCCTTTCTACTATGCTACTTTGAAGAACCCAAGAACTATGTCACCAGTTTCCAAGTACAACAGGACTGTTTCcaagaaaatagaagaatttatCCGTATAACTTGGATGAGATATGTACAATATTACATCAGTGGTATTATGATGAATGTAAATAACCACAGACATAAATATTTGGACCAATATTACATTTAAATTTGGGGAGGAGCAAAAAGGAAAGATTCCTGCGAGCAtcatggggagaggaggagagagacattTGTCTTTCTGTATATG is from Trichosurus vulpecula isolate mTriVul1 chromosome 7, mTriVul1.pri, whole genome shotgun sequence and encodes:
- the LOC118857635 gene encoding trace amine-associated receptor 7a-like — protein: MSNSKESQPEVVQLCFENINGSCIQTPYSPGPRVILYLDFSSGVLLAVLGNLLVMISILHFKQLHSPANFLIASLACADFLVGATVMPFSMVRSVESCWYFGESFCKLHSSFDMSFCYSSIFHLCFISIDRYIAVTDPLGYPTKFTLPVSGICITFSWLLTITFSFSLLYTGVNDDGLEELVSALTCVGGCQIAMNQTWVLVDFFLFFIPTLVMVTLYCKIFLVAKQQARKIESMNSKTESSSESYKARVSKRERKAAKTLGIAGIAFLISWFPYFIESIIDAFLGFIIPTYIFEILVWFTYYNSAVNPLIYAFFYPWFRRAIKMIVTGKVFRGHSSTTYLFSEQIKVLDKEQS